Proteins co-encoded in one Kutzneria chonburiensis genomic window:
- a CDS encoding ABC transporter ATP-binding protein, with translation MLEVDGLCVAAGELPLVSDVSFTVGGGERVGLIGESGSGKSLTASAVFGLLPDDVTATGSVRLDGVPEDLVGATENLLSTLRGSRLAMVFQEPMTALNPSMRIVDQVAEARLIHRTARDRAAAHRDALRLLEQVRLRDVAELGNAYPHQLSGGQRQRVLLAIALANDPDVLICDEPTTALDVTVQAQLLDLIAKGVKERDAALLFITHDLAVVATVCERVLVMYGGRIVESGPVADVLTEPKHRYTKGLLDASDLEAVDEQGRLHAIAGAVPAAGQFPSGCVFRNRCPRADDQCRVQPPWFGESTRGHACWHPVGGDE, from the coding sequence GTGCTCGAGGTTGACGGACTGTGCGTGGCGGCCGGCGAGCTGCCGCTGGTCAGCGATGTCTCCTTCACGGTCGGGGGCGGTGAACGGGTCGGCCTGATCGGCGAGTCGGGTTCGGGCAAGTCGCTGACCGCGTCGGCGGTGTTCGGCCTGCTGCCCGACGACGTCACGGCCACGGGGTCGGTCCGGCTCGACGGCGTGCCGGAAGACCTTGTGGGGGCAACGGAAAACCTCCTCTCGACGTTGCGTGGCTCGCGGCTGGCCATGGTGTTCCAGGAGCCGATGACGGCGTTGAACCCGTCCATGCGGATCGTCGACCAGGTCGCGGAAGCCCGGTTGATCCACCGCACGGCGAGGGATCGCGCCGCCGCGCACCGGGATGCCTTGCGGCTGCTCGAGCAGGTGCGCCTGCGGGATGTCGCTGAACTGGGGAATGCCTATCCGCACCAACTTTCCGGCGGGCAACGGCAACGCGTGCTGTTGGCCATCGCTCTCGCCAATGACCCGGATGTGCTCATCTGCGACGAGCCTACCACTGCTCTCGACGTCACGGTCCAGGCGCAGTTGCTCGACCTGATTGCCAAGGGAGTAAAGGAAAGGGACGCCGCGCTGCTGTTCATCACGCACGATCTCGCAGTCGTGGCAACGGTTTGCGAACGGGTGCTGGTGATGTACGGCGGCCGGATCGTCGAGTCAGGACCGGTCGCCGACGTGCTGACTGAGCCGAAACACCGCTACACCAAGGGGTTGCTCGACGCGTCCGATCTGGAGGCTGTCGACGAGCAAGGCCGCCTGCACGCCATCGCCGGCGCGGTGCCGGCCGCCGGGCAGTTCCCGAGCGGCTGCGTGTTCCGCAACCGCTGCCCGCGCGCCGACGACCAGTGCCGCGTGCAGCCGCCCTGGTTCGGCGAGTCGACACGCGGGCACGCGTGCTGGCACCCGGTCGGAGGCGACGAATGA
- a CDS encoding ABC transporter permease: MRNLVIGAVLVGLIVLAALLSFLWTPFDPTQVDAALRLQGPSGAHWLGTDRFGRDLVSQLMVGARTTLYVGVVAVGVAAVVGTPLGVFAAAGPRWLGEIVLRANDIVLAFPALLLAIMFGAAFGASTLTAMIAIGIATVPSFARLARGSALQVLNTEYVLAARSAGRSGPAIAVRHVLPNIAGLVIVQCSVSFGIAVLAEAALSYLGLGTQPPTPSWGRMLQESQELLAVQPRLLIVPGVAIAVAVLGFTLLGDGLRDRFDPRLEGRRARG; this comes from the coding sequence GTGAGGAACCTCGTGATCGGGGCCGTGCTGGTCGGGCTGATCGTGCTGGCGGCGCTGCTCTCCTTTCTGTGGACGCCGTTCGACCCGACTCAGGTCGACGCGGCGCTGCGGTTGCAAGGCCCGAGCGGCGCCCACTGGCTGGGCACCGACCGGTTCGGCCGGGACCTCGTCAGCCAGCTCATGGTCGGCGCGCGAACCACGCTGTACGTCGGCGTGGTCGCCGTCGGCGTCGCCGCGGTCGTCGGCACGCCACTCGGTGTCTTCGCGGCGGCCGGTCCGCGTTGGCTGGGCGAGATCGTGTTGCGGGCCAACGACATCGTGCTGGCGTTCCCGGCGCTGCTGCTGGCGATCATGTTCGGCGCCGCGTTCGGGGCCAGCACGCTGACCGCCATGATCGCCATCGGCATCGCCACCGTGCCGTCCTTCGCCCGCCTGGCCCGCGGCTCCGCCCTGCAGGTGCTGAACACGGAGTACGTGCTGGCGGCGCGGTCGGCCGGCCGGTCCGGGCCGGCGATCGCGGTGCGGCATGTGCTGCCGAACATCGCCGGGCTGGTGATCGTGCAGTGCTCGGTGTCGTTCGGCATCGCGGTGCTGGCCGAGGCGGCGCTGTCCTACCTCGGTCTCGGCACGCAGCCGCCGACGCCGTCATGGGGGCGCATGCTGCAGGAGTCCCAGGAACTCCTGGCCGTGCAGCCGAGGCTGCTGATCGTGCCGGGCGTGGCGATCGCCGTCGCGGTGCTGGGTTTCACGTTGTTGGGCGACGGCCTGCGTGATCGCTTCGACCCCAGGTTGGAGGGCCGTCGTGCTCGAGGTTGA
- a CDS encoding ABC transporter permease: MALLRRAGIFLLTLAIASLVVFAFMAVLPGDPAQVALGVNATPELLAQTRHAFGIDRPLPVQYLDWIGGLFTGDFGRSYVTGDAIGPQLLDRFEVTLWLVGAATVVAVLVAIPLGTLAAAKHRTASGTVVSGLSQLGAAVPAFLAGIVLVEIFAVSLHILPSGGWTPPDADPVAFLKGLVLPALSLGLVQAAVLTRYVRSAVLDVLREDYLRTARAKGLKPTQALVRHGLRNAAVPVVTVLGLQLATLLIGAVVVERVFVIPGLGSMLLDAVGSRDLIVVQDVVMVLVAAVLVVNLLVDVLYTVVDPRLRRAR; this comes from the coding sequence ATGGCGCTGCTCCGCCGGGCCGGCATCTTCCTGCTCACACTGGCGATCGCCTCCCTTGTCGTGTTCGCGTTCATGGCCGTCCTGCCCGGTGATCCCGCGCAGGTGGCGCTGGGCGTCAACGCCACGCCCGAGCTCCTTGCCCAGACCCGGCACGCCTTTGGCATCGACCGGCCGCTGCCGGTGCAGTACCTCGACTGGATCGGCGGCCTGTTCACCGGCGACTTCGGCCGTTCCTACGTCACCGGCGACGCGATTGGCCCCCAGCTCCTCGACCGCTTCGAGGTGACCCTGTGGCTGGTCGGTGCGGCGACGGTGGTGGCGGTGCTGGTCGCCATCCCACTCGGCACGCTCGCCGCGGCCAAGCACCGCACGGCGTCCGGCACGGTCGTGTCCGGCCTCAGCCAGCTCGGCGCGGCGGTTCCCGCGTTCCTGGCCGGCATCGTCCTGGTCGAGATCTTCGCTGTGTCGCTACACATCCTCCCGTCGGGTGGGTGGACACCGCCGGACGCCGACCCGGTGGCGTTTCTGAAAGGCCTTGTGCTGCCGGCACTGTCGCTCGGCCTGGTCCAGGCGGCGGTGCTGACCCGGTACGTCCGCTCGGCCGTGCTGGACGTGCTCCGCGAGGACTACCTCCGCACCGCGAGGGCGAAGGGCCTCAAGCCCACGCAGGCCCTGGTACGGCACGGTCTGCGCAACGCGGCGGTGCCCGTCGTGACGGTGCTCGGCCTGCAACTGGCGACACTGCTGATCGGGGCCGTGGTGGTGGAACGGGTCTTCGTCATCCCCGGCCTCGGCAGCATGCTGCTGGACGCCGTCGGCAGTCGCGACCTGATCGTCGTGCAGGACGTGGTGATGGTGTTGGTGGCGGCGGTGCTGGTGGTCAACCTCCTCGTCGACGTGCTCTACACGGTCGTTGACCCGAGGCTGCGGAGGGCGCGGTGA
- a CDS encoding ABC transporter substrate-binding protein codes for MTVLRALLALTLVAALAGCSAGSTAYSSPSADSITIGASAAPANLDFTHTDGAAIPQALLDNVYQGLVRLDANGAIVPQLATSWTVSPDRRTYDFQLRTGVTFTDGEPFTADAVKFSIDRVHTDWTISLKSQMDVVDHVEVVDPAHAHVVLKQPSNGWLFSMTGRVGAMFAPGGVRQLATTPIGTGPYQLDRFNRGDSLVLKANPGYWGPKPAYRRVVLKYFQDPTALNNALLSNGIDVISSVQAPDSLAQFASDERFTTIQGTTTAEVVLSFNNAVAPLNDKRVRQALTYGIDRKALLDTAWAGKGLLIGSMVPPSDPWYEDLSTVYPYDPAKARQLLADAGHQHLTLRLRIPNLPYAVDSAQVIRSQLAAIGVTVTIEELDFPAVWLKQVFTGHDFDMSIVAHVEARDIATFGNPKYYWGYRNPAVTQLLAEADAGTPQQQIADMKQVARTINADAAADWLFLLPNLIVAKKGITGLPPNQVGEAFDLSALGRS; via the coding sequence ATCACCGTGCTCCGCGCGCTGCTCGCCTTGACGCTGGTCGCCGCCCTCGCCGGCTGCTCGGCGGGCTCGACCGCGTACTCGTCACCCAGCGCCGACTCGATCACCATCGGCGCCAGCGCCGCACCCGCGAACCTGGACTTCACCCACACCGACGGCGCCGCGATCCCACAGGCCCTGCTGGACAACGTCTACCAGGGCCTCGTCCGTCTCGACGCCAACGGCGCGATCGTGCCGCAACTGGCGACGTCCTGGACCGTGAGCCCCGACCGCCGCACCTACGACTTCCAGCTCCGCACCGGCGTGACCTTCACCGACGGCGAGCCCTTCACCGCCGATGCGGTCAAGTTCAGCATCGACCGCGTCCACACCGACTGGACCATCTCGCTGAAGTCGCAGATGGACGTGGTCGACCACGTCGAGGTCGTCGACCCGGCGCATGCCCACGTGGTCCTGAAGCAGCCCAGCAACGGCTGGCTGTTCTCCATGACCGGCCGCGTCGGCGCGATGTTCGCGCCGGGCGGCGTGCGGCAGCTGGCTACCACCCCGATCGGCACCGGCCCGTACCAGCTGGACCGCTTCAACCGCGGCGATTCCCTCGTGCTGAAGGCGAATCCGGGCTACTGGGGCCCGAAACCGGCCTACCGCCGGGTCGTCCTGAAGTACTTCCAGGACCCGACCGCTCTGAACAACGCCCTGCTGAGCAACGGCATCGACGTGATCAGCTCAGTGCAGGCGCCCGACTCCCTGGCCCAGTTCGCCAGCGACGAACGGTTCACCACGATCCAGGGCACGACCACCGCCGAGGTGGTGCTGTCCTTCAACAACGCCGTGGCGCCACTGAACGACAAGCGCGTCCGTCAGGCCCTCACCTACGGCATCGACCGCAAGGCCCTGCTGGACACCGCGTGGGCGGGCAAGGGCCTGCTGATCGGCAGCATGGTCCCGCCCTCGGACCCCTGGTACGAGGATCTGTCCACCGTCTATCCGTACGACCCGGCCAAGGCTCGGCAGCTGCTGGCCGACGCCGGCCACCAGCACCTCACGCTACGGCTGCGTATACCCAACCTCCCTTACGCCGTGGACTCCGCGCAGGTGATCCGCTCCCAGCTCGCCGCGATCGGCGTCACGGTGACCATCGAGGAGCTGGACTTTCCCGCGGTCTGGCTGAAACAGGTGTTCACCGGCCACGACTTCGACATGTCGATCGTCGCCCACGTCGAGGCCCGTGACATCGCGACCTTCGGCAACCCCAAGTACTACTGGGGCTACCGCAACCCGGCCGTCACCCAGCTGCTGGCCGAGGCCGACGCCGGCACACCACAGCAGCAGATTGCCGACATGAAGCAGGTGGCTCGCACCATCAACGCCGACGCCGCCGCGGACTGGCTATTCCTGCTGCCCAACTTGATCGTGGCCAAGAAGGGCATCACCGGCCTGCCGCCCAACCAGGTGGGCGAGGCCTTCGACCTCTCAGCACTGGGACGGTCGTGA
- a CDS encoding LacI family DNA-binding transcriptional regulator has product MGASLKDVAKLAGVSVKTVSNVVNEYRHVSAATRSRVREAIDQLGYRPNLTARHLRYGRSGIIGLALPELGIPYFAELAEEVIAAAERESWSVLIDQTDGRGDRERLTSSGARSRTIDGLIISPLALDAEFLTAMRADLPLVLLGEQVGPGIADLVAIDNVTAAREATEHLLGLGRRRVAAIGDQRVSAAGTANVRLQGYREALAAAGIAYDPDLVVPAESYHRPDGAAAMRLLLSLADPPDAVFCFNDLLALGALRTLLAAGLRVPADVAIVGVDDIEDGRFSTPTLTTVAPDKTQIAEAAVTMLLERVNGLDAPPREVIAPHALQVRESTNTVAGARCPM; this is encoded by the coding sequence GTGGGCGCCAGCCTGAAGGACGTGGCCAAGCTGGCCGGGGTCTCGGTCAAGACCGTCTCCAACGTGGTCAACGAGTACCGGCATGTCAGCGCGGCCACCCGCAGCCGCGTCCGCGAGGCCATCGACCAGCTCGGCTACCGGCCCAACCTCACTGCCCGGCACCTGCGCTACGGCCGCTCCGGCATCATCGGCCTGGCCCTGCCCGAGCTCGGCATCCCGTACTTCGCCGAACTGGCCGAGGAGGTCATTGCCGCCGCCGAGCGCGAGTCCTGGTCGGTGCTCATCGACCAGACCGACGGCCGTGGCGACCGTGAACGCCTCACCTCCTCCGGGGCCCGGTCCCGGACCATCGACGGCCTGATCATCAGCCCGCTCGCCCTGGACGCCGAGTTCCTCACGGCCATGCGCGCCGACCTGCCACTGGTGCTGCTGGGCGAGCAGGTCGGCCCCGGCATCGCCGACCTGGTCGCGATCGACAACGTGACCGCCGCCCGCGAGGCCACCGAGCACCTGCTCGGCCTCGGGCGACGCCGCGTCGCCGCCATCGGCGACCAGCGCGTGTCCGCCGCCGGCACCGCCAACGTGCGGCTCCAGGGCTACCGGGAGGCGCTGGCCGCGGCCGGCATCGCCTACGACCCCGACCTGGTGGTGCCGGCCGAGTCGTACCATCGACCCGACGGCGCCGCCGCCATGCGCCTGCTGCTGTCCCTGGCCGACCCGCCGGACGCCGTGTTCTGCTTCAACGACCTGCTGGCCCTCGGCGCCCTCCGCACCCTGCTGGCCGCCGGCCTGCGAGTGCCGGCGGACGTCGCCATCGTCGGCGTCGACGACATCGAGGACGGCCGCTTCAGCACTCCCACGCTGACCACCGTCGCCCCGGACAAGACCCAGATCGCCGAGGCGGCCGTGACCATGCTCCTGGAACGTGTGAACGGCCTCGACGCCCCGCCCCGCGAGGTCATCGCCCCCCACGCGCTCCAGGTCCGCGAAAGCACGAACACCGTCGCCGGGGCCCGCTGCCCGATGTGA
- a CDS encoding alpha-N-arabinofuranosidase encodes MRQARLTLDPGFAVGEVDPRLFGSFVEHMGRCVYTGIYEPGHPAADEDGFRADVLDLVRELGVTVVRYPGGNFVSGYRWEDGVGPRGERPSRFDLAWRQIETNEFGLNEFMKWSRKTGVAPMMAVNLGTRGVREAADLVEYCNFPGGTALSDLRAKHGNPEPHGISLWCLGNELDGPWQMGHKTADEYGRLANEAAKAMRMVDPSIELVACGSSSSGMPTFGSWEATVLEHTYDNVDYVSLHAYYEEHDGDLGSFLASAVDMDRFIDAVVATCDHVGAKLRNRKQIRLSFDEWNVWYMQRFVGEKNLVAERVPRLIEDNYHVADAVVVGSLLITLLRHADRVGVACQAQLANVIAPILTEPDGGACRQTIFFPFAHAARHARGRVLRVEPDSPRYDTKRFGDVPLLEAVATQDGDEVVLFAVNRSVEDSLALTANVRALPGLSVVEHVVLASEDRSLTNTVAEPDRVLPRRIDGASVVDGELTAELPALSWNMIRMSSPRIQPSAQD; translated from the coding sequence GTGCGACAGGCACGACTGACGCTCGACCCCGGCTTCGCCGTCGGCGAGGTGGACCCGCGGCTGTTCGGCTCGTTCGTGGAACACATGGGCCGCTGCGTGTACACCGGCATCTACGAGCCGGGGCATCCGGCCGCCGACGAGGACGGCTTCCGCGCCGACGTGCTGGACCTGGTGCGGGAGCTGGGTGTCACGGTGGTCCGCTATCCCGGCGGCAACTTCGTCTCCGGCTACCGCTGGGAGGACGGGGTGGGGCCGCGCGGTGAGCGCCCCAGCCGGTTCGACCTGGCGTGGCGGCAGATCGAGACGAACGAGTTCGGGCTGAACGAGTTCATGAAGTGGTCACGCAAGACCGGCGTGGCGCCGATGATGGCGGTGAACCTGGGGACGCGCGGCGTCCGTGAGGCGGCTGACCTGGTCGAGTACTGCAACTTTCCCGGCGGCACCGCGCTTTCCGACCTGCGGGCCAAGCACGGCAATCCGGAGCCGCACGGGATCTCGTTGTGGTGCCTCGGGAACGAGCTCGACGGCCCGTGGCAGATGGGCCACAAGACGGCCGACGAGTACGGCCGGCTGGCCAACGAGGCCGCGAAGGCCATGCGCATGGTGGACCCGAGCATCGAGCTGGTGGCGTGCGGGAGTTCGAGCAGCGGCATGCCCACGTTCGGGTCGTGGGAGGCGACCGTGCTGGAGCACACGTACGACAACGTCGACTACGTGTCGCTGCATGCCTACTACGAGGAGCACGACGGCGACCTCGGCAGTTTCCTGGCCAGCGCGGTGGACATGGACCGGTTCATCGACGCCGTGGTGGCGACCTGCGACCACGTGGGCGCGAAACTGCGCAACCGCAAGCAGATCCGGCTGTCGTTCGACGAGTGGAACGTCTGGTACATGCAGCGTTTCGTCGGCGAGAAGAACCTCGTCGCGGAGCGGGTGCCGCGGTTGATCGAGGACAACTACCACGTGGCCGACGCTGTGGTGGTCGGCTCGCTGCTGATCACCTTGCTGCGCCACGCCGACCGCGTCGGCGTGGCGTGCCAGGCGCAGCTGGCCAACGTGATCGCGCCGATCCTCACCGAGCCCGACGGCGGTGCGTGCCGGCAGACCATCTTCTTCCCGTTCGCCCATGCCGCACGCCATGCGCGTGGGCGGGTGCTGCGCGTCGAGCCGGATTCGCCGCGTTACGACACCAAGCGGTTCGGTGACGTGCCGTTGCTGGAGGCCGTGGCCACTCAGGACGGCGACGAGGTGGTGCTGTTCGCCGTGAACCGTTCGGTCGAGGATTCGTTGGCGTTGACCGCGAACGTGCGTGCGCTGCCCGGCCTGTCGGTGGTGGAGCACGTCGTGCTGGCGTCGGAGGACCGGTCGCTCACCAACACCGTCGCCGAGCCGGATCGGGTGCTGCCGCGGCGGATCGACGGCGCGTCGGTTGTGGACGGTGAGCTGACCGCCGAGCTGCCGGCGCTGTCGTGGAACATGATCCGCATGAGCAGCCCCCGAATCCAGCCTAGCGCCCAGGACTGA
- a CDS encoding epoxide hydrolase family protein — MAQVRPFQSVTSEEQLVDLGERLARTRFAPALSGEDWTHGTPPGYLAELVTYWCTSFDWLAAEKRLNEMPQFLASFDDTTLHFVHAKGVGPRPLPLLFSHGWPGSFFEVHKILGPLTDPAAHGGDPADAFTVVAPSLPGFGFSPHPGTSGINPTAIAGLFHRLMTEVLGYSRYGAQGGDFGAQITSRIGRDHASSVIGIHLNLMGATPVVSSPVTSVEQKFLDQASEFFSAQGAYAQIQGTRPATLGAGLSDSPAGLAAWIVEKFRAWSDCGGDVESVFSKDELLTDITLYWLTNSITTSARLYYETMHTEGMLGRHTPGYVSVPTGFAAFAHDNFVPPRSWVERAYNLQRFTAFPRGGHFAALERPDDLVTEIREFFRPLRTDPRDFLGRFRRRSVGQATAAANPTDFVTATVRAAPKNAAPVSIQPHEPGNRRSSARPPLGRGRLPG, encoded by the coding sequence ATGGCGCAGGTTCGTCCATTTCAGAGTGTCACCAGCGAGGAGCAGCTCGTGGACCTGGGGGAGCGGCTCGCCCGCACCCGGTTCGCGCCGGCACTGTCCGGAGAGGACTGGACGCACGGCACTCCACCGGGCTACCTCGCTGAACTGGTGACGTACTGGTGTACCTCATTCGACTGGCTCGCCGCCGAGAAGCGGCTCAACGAGATGCCGCAGTTCCTGGCTTCGTTCGACGACACCACCCTGCATTTCGTACACGCCAAGGGTGTTGGTCCCCGTCCGCTGCCGCTGCTGTTCTCCCACGGCTGGCCCGGCTCGTTCTTCGAGGTGCACAAGATTCTCGGTCCGTTGACCGACCCCGCCGCCCATGGCGGTGACCCGGCCGACGCTTTCACCGTCGTCGCGCCCAGCCTGCCCGGCTTCGGTTTCTCGCCGCACCCCGGCACGTCCGGCATCAACCCCACCGCCATCGCCGGCCTGTTTCACAGGCTCATGACCGAGGTGCTCGGCTATTCGCGGTACGGCGCGCAGGGCGGCGATTTCGGCGCCCAGATCACCAGCCGCATCGGCCGCGATCACGCCTCCTCCGTCATCGGCATCCACCTGAACCTGATGGGCGCGACTCCGGTCGTCTCTTCGCCGGTCACCTCCGTCGAGCAGAAATTCCTTGACCAGGCTTCGGAATTCTTCTCCGCCCAGGGCGCCTACGCGCAGATTCAGGGCACCCGGCCCGCCACCCTCGGCGCCGGCCTGTCCGATTCGCCGGCCGGGCTCGCCGCGTGGATCGTCGAGAAGTTCCGGGCGTGGAGCGACTGCGGCGGTGACGTGGAGTCCGTGTTCAGCAAGGACGAGCTGCTCACCGACATCACCCTGTACTGGTTGACCAACTCCATCACCACGTCCGCTCGGCTCTACTACGAGACCATGCACACCGAGGGCATGCTCGGCCGTCACACTCCCGGCTACGTCTCGGTTCCCACCGGTTTCGCCGCTTTCGCCCATGACAACTTCGTCCCGCCTCGTTCGTGGGTCGAGCGGGCCTACAACCTCCAGCGTTTCACCGCGTTCCCCCGTGGCGGCCACTTCGCCGCCCTCGAGCGTCCCGACGACCTGGTCACCGAGATCCGCGAGTTCTTCCGCCCGCTTCGGACCGATCCTCGTGACTTCTTGGGTCGATTCCGAAGGCGATCCGTTGGCCAGGCGACCGCAGCGGCCAACCCGACCGATTTCGTGACCGCGACCGTCCGCGCGGCCCCGAAAAATGCAGCCCCCGTTTCCATCCAACCACACGAACCTGGCAACCGGCGTTCGTCGGCCCGGCCACCACTCGGCCGGGGCCGGCTCCCAGGTTGA
- a CDS encoding DNA-3-methyladenine glycosylase 2 family protein, which produces MHKDTQSCLRAVRAKDARFDGWFYAAVITTGIYCRPSCPVTPPKSANLRFFPSAAAAQQAGFRACRRCRPDASPGSPQWNERADLVARAMRLIADGVVDRGGVPGLASKLGYSVRQIQRQLLAELGAGPLAIARAQRAQTARLLIETTPVPLGDVAFAAGFASVRTFNDTVREIFAQTPSELRLRARSRQQSAAPGTLTLRLPFRQPLDADDLFARLKAEMLPGVEEWRDGAYRRTLGLPHGHGIVALRPLPEHIECRLTLADLRDLSTAITRCRRLLDLDADPVAVDEALRADPVLTPLVDKDPGRRVPRTVSAEEFAVRAIVGSGVVGYGTPISDPAGGLTHVFPDLASLDLPIARALAEVDLGVGSDWFQAREQLSALGIDVVTVETIAKRALGDPDAFSAADPAIRCGVRKLGITDLATHSTTWRPWRAYAGQYLS; this is translated from the coding sequence GTGCACAAGGACACGCAGAGCTGCCTGCGGGCCGTCCGCGCCAAGGACGCCCGCTTCGACGGCTGGTTCTACGCCGCGGTGATCACCACCGGCATCTACTGCCGACCGAGCTGCCCGGTGACGCCGCCGAAGAGCGCGAACCTCCGCTTCTTTCCCAGCGCGGCAGCGGCACAACAGGCCGGTTTCCGGGCGTGCCGGCGCTGTCGGCCCGACGCCAGCCCGGGCTCGCCCCAGTGGAACGAGCGCGCGGACCTGGTGGCCCGCGCGATGCGGCTGATCGCGGACGGCGTCGTGGACCGGGGCGGCGTGCCAGGCCTGGCGTCCAAGTTGGGCTACAGCGTGCGGCAGATCCAACGTCAACTGCTGGCGGAACTGGGCGCGGGGCCGCTGGCGATCGCCCGTGCGCAACGGGCGCAAACGGCGCGGCTGCTGATCGAAACGACGCCGGTGCCGTTGGGCGACGTGGCCTTCGCGGCGGGATTCGCCAGCGTGCGGACGTTCAACGACACCGTGCGCGAGATCTTCGCCCAGACGCCGAGCGAGCTGCGCCTGCGGGCGCGCAGCCGTCAGCAGTCGGCGGCACCGGGCACCTTGACCCTGCGACTCCCGTTCCGTCAGCCGCTCGATGCCGACGATCTGTTCGCCCGGCTCAAGGCCGAGATGCTGCCCGGCGTGGAGGAGTGGCGCGACGGCGCGTACCGGCGGACGCTCGGATTGCCACACGGTCACGGCATTGTGGCGTTGCGCCCGCTGCCCGAGCACATCGAGTGCCGGCTCACGCTGGCCGATCTCCGTGACCTGTCCACGGCGATCACCCGCTGCCGCCGGCTGCTTGACCTGGACGCCGATCCGGTCGCCGTGGACGAGGCGCTACGGGCCGATCCCGTGCTGACCCCGTTGGTGGACAAGGATCCCGGCCGCCGCGTGCCGCGAACCGTGTCAGCCGAGGAGTTCGCCGTGCGGGCAATTGTCGGCTCGGGCGTGGTCGGCTACGGGACCCCGATCTCGGATCCGGCCGGCGGCCTCACGCATGTTTTCCCCGACTTGGCCTCGCTCGATCTTCCCATCGCCCGGGCGCTGGCCGAGGTGGATCTCGGCGTGGGCAGCGACTGGTTTCAAGCTCGTGAGCAACTCTCGGCTCTGGGCATCGACGTCGTGACCGTGGAGACGATCGCCAAGCGCGCGTTGGGTGATCCCGACGCCTTCAGCGCCGCCGATCCCGCGATCCGGTGCGGCGTCCGAAAGCTCGGCATCACCGATCTGGCAACGCATTCCACCACTTGGCGACCCTGGCGAGCCTATGCTGGCCAGTACCTGTCTTGA
- a CDS encoding chitinase, whose protein sequence is MKRLVPVLAAVGLVFAAAPAQAVTADQFVPYVDMTNPGMLDTAVSQHGVKAFTAAFVIGSGCDQIWGDTLPVGNDPATDGAISKAKAAGASVIISSGGAAGEPLAWTCTDQGKIDDGYQKIISSYGVTSLDFDIEGAAIADAAAAARQMTAISHLKAGNPGLTFSLTLPVLPSGLTGDGVNLIKAAHQAGVKVDNVNLMTMDYYAGNQDMGQAAIQATQHTLAQLQSVDSGYGYGNVGITPMIGTNDDNSTFSLDNARTVKSWADSNGIGRLAFWSINRDQSCSAFSPQASPTCSGVSQSPLAFADAFK, encoded by the coding sequence GTGAAGCGCCTGGTTCCCGTCCTCGCCGCTGTCGGGCTGGTTTTCGCGGCCGCGCCCGCCCAGGCCGTGACCGCCGACCAGTTCGTCCCGTACGTCGACATGACCAACCCCGGCATGTTGGACACCGCCGTCAGCCAGCACGGCGTCAAGGCGTTCACCGCCGCGTTCGTCATCGGCTCCGGGTGCGACCAGATCTGGGGCGACACCCTGCCCGTCGGCAACGATCCCGCCACCGACGGCGCCATCAGCAAGGCCAAGGCCGCCGGGGCGTCGGTGATCATCTCCTCCGGCGGCGCCGCCGGCGAGCCGCTGGCCTGGACCTGCACCGACCAAGGGAAGATCGACGATGGCTACCAGAAGATCATCAGCAGCTACGGCGTGACGTCGCTCGACTTCGACATCGAGGGCGCCGCCATCGCCGACGCCGCCGCGGCGGCTCGTCAGATGACGGCGATCTCGCACCTCAAGGCCGGCAACCCCGGACTCACCTTCTCGCTCACCCTGCCCGTGCTGCCCAGCGGTCTCACTGGCGACGGCGTCAACCTGATCAAGGCCGCGCACCAGGCCGGGGTGAAGGTCGACAACGTGAATCTGATGACCATGGACTACTACGCCGGCAACCAGGACATGGGCCAGGCCGCCATCCAGGCCACCCAGCACACCCTGGCCCAGCTCCAGTCCGTCGATTCCGGCTACGGGTACGGGAATGTGGGCATCACGCCCATGATCGGCACCAACGACGACAACTCCACGTTCTCGTTGGACAACGCCCGCACCGTGAAGTCGTGGGCCGACTCCAACGGCATCGGCCGACTGGCCTTCTGGTCGATCAACCGCGACCAGTCCTGCTCGGCCTTCTCACCCCAGGCTTCGCCCACGTGCAGCGGCGTCAGCCAGAGCCCGTTGGCCTTCGCCGACGCATTCAAGTAG